AGTAGCCAGCTGGGACTGTAGGAGGTCTATGAATTAGTGACTTGGATGTGTTGTGGTCTGTCCCGGACTTATAgctaacagtaaaaaaatagaagGGAGACTTTTGAGAGTCATCCCGAATCATATCTTACACCCCCCCCCTATCTCTCCCAGTCTCACCGTCTGGTCTGCTGCAGCAGGCACGCTATGCAGAGAAGGGGCCAATCCCATTATCCCGAGAAATCAAACAGAAATCAAACCGAGTCGTGTGCGCTATGTGGGGGTTATAAAGGTGATTTCGCTTTTCGGGGTAATGGACTTATTAGAAATCGTGAGTCCCACTCAGCACGAATTCTAATCTGGCGGGGCGTTGCCCGTTTATACGTCCGCTCGCAAATTTCTCAGCATTCTGCATTTTTGATGTAAATTCCACAGTGTGCCTGTGGTTCAACCAGCCCGGGTCCATCCGAGACAGCCAGTCTTAAACCAACAGGTCCTTATGCATGTCTGCGagtttgtgtgcttgtgtgcgAGTACATTTGTGTGTGCGCAAAAGTATGCGTCCGTGCGCCTCGGTGACAGGAGGCAGGGAGAGGGGTGGAGGAGACTATATCAAACGGAATCCCTGATCACTCCTTTCCCCCGTTAACCAAAGACAGCTCTTTGAGAATTCCACTGGCGTCCACTCGCCGCCTCTCTCGGATCATGTCCTCTAGGCTACGAAAGACCAGCGTGTGCACTCCACTGCCGGTCAGATGGACTTTGAGGAAGTACTGCTGCTCTGCTGAGTGTGCCTCTCCCCCGGCTTTGAACTCCCTTTTCCCAAAGCGGCACCAAGCGGCGAAACTTTCCGAATTGGTCCAGCAAATCTCCTCACTTCTCAGGCCCAGATGTCCTACTGCGTTCTGCATCACCAGGTCGGGTGGAAGTGGTCGAAATCGATACCGATTGTTGACTATTCTCCCGAGTCGACCGTTGCTGATCTCAACCAAGCTGTCCTTGCGGATTTCGCCCTTGTGCAGATGAATGACCTGGTCGTCGTGATAGTAGATCGCCCAGTGCGGTGTTTGCGCGGCGGCCACCAGTTCCAGTAGGTCCCCAGGTTTGCACATAGTCAGCAAAGTTTTGGCCGAGTACACGTTCAAGTCCTCGTTTTCCCGAAGCTTGGAGAAGATGCATTCCTGGGAGCAGAATGCTGAGTACTCCACCTCGCTGACTGAGAAGGGTCCCTCCTCGGTCGGGCTGTGGTCTTTGGTGAAGCCGCAGTCGGACGGAGTGCGGTcgtccacctcctcctcttcgtcAGAGAAGAAGTAGGCGACGCCGACCCGAAGCTCGTCCTTCTCCAGTCCGGACGGATCCCCCGTCGGCAGTTCGCTGTAGTTGAGGTGGGTGATCCGGTCCAGTTGATTTCCCATCAATGACCTGGCAAGGCAGAGGCATGGACTACGGTGTCTGAGAGAGAAAGGGAAAGCATGAAAAAGACAGAGGGGTGTCAGTAAGCAAATGCACACCTCTCACAAAACAACACCGTTACGCACAAACACTACACTGCATTAAATTCTTGTTCTCACTATTGTAAGAAAACACCTCTCAGCAGTCACCTACACAGAGGGGCAAGAGCTCTGTCGTATTATTGAACCGCAAGTGCACACTAGCACAATCAATGATCCTCTGTCCCTTGCTCCCTTCACACTCATTTGTTAATCATTAAATCCAGTGGAATGTGAGAAAGCTTGGGAATCACGAACAAACGAagcaaggaaaaagaaaaacagtatgGGGCTGGCAACTGTTGCGTAATTTTTTTCCACCTCACATAAAGGCCAAGTGCCTTTACGCACAGCAAAACAAAGCAGGGAAAAAGAGGATACCTGTGCGCTCCCAGGGCAGATGGTTAGATATCCTTGTGGTCCATTAGTGCAGAGGGCTGCTCAGTCCTCTGCTCAACCCCAGagtgttttttctctctcttctcacACTTATCCCTCAGTTTTGGCACCGTGCACCGGGTGCTCCGGTTGTAGAGCGAACTCGTACTTCGCTCCACTCGGCACCAGCTCTTTTTAAGTACCAAGGAGAGCTCCGCCTCGGCTGCCGCGCTCCGCCTTCAATGTGTTTTACTGGAGTTTTGTCCACTGGTCTATTATCGCCGAACCAATGGGAACCGCAGATGAATACACCAGTAAGTCAGATGATCCAATCAGGTGAGCTCAGGGCGGCTGGCGGCGATAGACTGCTGTTACCGTGGCATGGTTTTTTGTTGTCAGAGCTGTGGAATTCTCCACATGATCAGCGGAGTCCCTACACAAGCTCAAGGCAACCGTCACACGTAAGATCCCGTATATCTCACAACAAGCTTATAAAAGTAGAGCTTTTAGGCGCTATTAACAGTTTTTCTATTTCAAACATTCACAACTgcagaatataaaaacaatgtacTGTCACCTTGTTGAATACACGATAGATTCTGTCCTTAAGTCCCCATGTGTGACTTGTAAATCGTTCCTTCACCAGCTTCACGATCCAATGAATGCATTCACTCATATTTGACAGGGTGTGTGCGCCTGGTGGAGGGCGGGGATGGCTGCAGGTGTGTGTTCGATTGCAAGAaaggaacaaaacaaagaagtctACAGGGACATAAACACCAGGTCTATAATATTTTAGATTGCAGTTATGTTCTGTTGAGGAACAAAAACTGTGGCTGAAATAAATATCAAATTTCAGCCTGACTCACTTTCGCATgcataatatattttatacttATTGTGCTTGCAAGATTAAAATGAGTGCATTTATGTCATCTCCACTCTGCAGTGATGTCTCTCTTTTCGTCCCCGCTGCCCAGAACAGATAGCCATCTTAAATCAGACCCCTCTCCATAGAGATAATGTTTTCTCTGTATACCTTTGCCTTGTGAAtctgttcatctttttttttttttttttttttttttttttactggcagCATCTGGAGAGCTGCGGAgacttgctctctttttcttctcccaGATGGTTGGAGATAGCAGCTCTCTGGCTCCTGACACATAGCGGTCTCCTGTCTTTGTTTCCACTGGTGACAGGCAGAGTGAGTGGGCACTTTTTCATTAAGTAAGATGTGATTCTACTTATTTACACACCCACACGCATAAAGGACAAATACACACGATCACCCATGCAGCTGCTTGTGTATCCCCCAATGTATCTAGACATCCATGTGAGAACAGGAGTGCATGTATCTGATTGATTGCTTTTTACTCCAGTGAAGCTGCAAACAGGGCTGTGTAATTCATTTATGATGTATGCTGCCCTTTGTCTGTATCCATGTACTTTAACTCCAACTGAGGGTGAGAGAAACACACTAGGTgataaataagatttttttcatgaGCAGCTTatcctcctcacacacacaaatacacgcgcacacacacacacatacacacactaagTCATGGGACCACCAGTAATGGCTTTGGCTGCAGCTCCTCCTGCATGTGGTCCTGCCACCTGTAATCTACAATGAgcagaaatgagttttctttgtACACACCGACTTCCTTGGACATgcacatttcctttttcttttcctctttggtTGGCTCAACTCATACATATTATTTTTTACACACCTAATCATATATGCAGCTGGTGTAATAATAAGGCAGGTTGCAGACAGTACTGGAATAACTACTGAGACAGGGTGATATTTCACAACCCCAATAATTGGATACGTCTCTATTCCCTAATTACTAACTAAATCATACACGCTGCAGTGCAATTCTATGCAGATAGAATAGTCtgaagcacacacactcacacacatattcagCTGTCCGCAAATTTACCCCCAAATGGATTCAAACATCAATCTTTCTGTCTTACGTGTGGCCGATGAACTGATtcacaaacatgaaaaactgcACTTGTGTTTCTTGTACATACAACAGCGTGGCAACCTCATGCCTGTCAGACTCTCACACctctgcacacactcacacatgctgACAATAGTTTTATGAACAGAGAGGGTGTTAGAGCTTGGGGTATATAAAGGGTGTGTATTTTGAGAAAATGCAGCACCACATCTAGTCATAAACCCTTGAGGCAGAAGAGGTGTTTGTGCACACGTAGAGCTGCTTTGATGGGGTGTAGAATAGAACAGAGAGGAAGCATTTTCTGCTTTCAGTGTGTGGGATAGAGCTGATGATAgtactaacaaaaacaaacaaacaaacaaacatggcaTGTTAGCCTTTTAAAGTCCTGCATCACCTACATGCTGTATATCTTTTGTGTCTTGGAAGCATTGTAGGATCTTATCTCCTAAATCAccagatcttaaaaaaaaatcccctttttcagatttctttattgtacaaaaacaccaaaatagCAGTATGGCTCATTTGTTTGTGATATTCTGTTGATCCCCACAGGGAAAACAATCGTTAGCTTGTATCTTTCCGAGGAGGTCAAAGAGCAGGATTAGCCACAGAGGAGTGGTGGGTAAAAATATTAGTGTACTTGGCTGCAGGGATTTTATAGCTGTTGGAAACAATTGCTATCTGTAAGAAGCCAGTATTTCTTATCTTGTTGACGAAGATCCAAAGAAAATAAGCAAAAGTGCCAGGCAGTGTTTCTACAAAGGTGGCAACTGCATgagaaaaagtgttttgtgaCAGTGACACGTGAAGCGCTTGCTGGCTAACTAGGGTCACATGCATTTA
The sequence above is drawn from the Melanotaenia boesemani isolate fMelBoe1 chromosome 22, fMelBoe1.pri, whole genome shotgun sequence genome and encodes:
- the lratd1 gene encoding protein LRATD1; this encodes MGNQLDRITHLNYSELPTGDPSGLEKDELRVGVAYFFSDEEEEVDDRTPSDCGFTKDHSPTEEGPFSVSEVEYSAFCSQECIFSKLRENEDLNVYSAKTLLTMCKPGDLLELVAAAQTPHWAIYYHDDQVIHLHKGEIRKDSLVEISNGRLGRIVNNRYRFRPLPPDLVMQNAVGHLGLRSEEICWTNSESFAAWCRFGKREFKAGGEAHSAEQQYFLKVHLTGSGVHTLVFRSLEDMIRERRRVDASGILKELSLVNGGKE